The sequence CGCCCAGTGACATCACTGCCCCGCCCAGTGACATCACTGCCCCGCCCAGTGACATCACTGCCCCGTCCAGTGAcatcactgctccctcacggtcagatttttaaaataataatggaGCAACACTCCAAAACATTGTCCAACAGGACTGTCCACAGCTAGCCCTCTATCTGCCATTGTCTTTCACACTCCTGCACCATCGCTGGGCTGGATCCTTTATAATTAGCAGTAACTTTCAGTCACATTTCTACACCAACCAGCTGAAGCAGAATGACTGCTGGTTGGAGAGTGAGTGGCGGTTTAAGGGCGACCTGGAGATTCTATCCAATGAACTGCAGACTTGGTTGTGAAATAAATAACATTCTGGAAAAGTGATGCCAAGTGAAAGAAGGAAAGGATAGGGCTGGAGGAAATCAAACATGGGGAAGAATATGGTTCAAACACAGATCAGATCAAACCCTCAGAATATAGAGAAAATGATGTTGGGACTGTTAGCCTGGGAGATTTTCAGAATGTTCCTGGGAATGGTTCCATGCTGTTCTCATGAGAATCAGGAATTTTTCATCTTTTTGGGTGGAGCCAATCCATAATATTTCTATATCACCACTCTCCTCAAGCAGCCGCTAAGCTTGGTGATggaacccaaccacccccccccccccccccatcctgccaaAGACTCCCATGCATGCTTACAGAGTGACCCTGCACCCCTACTCAATTCTACTCTCCAGTTTGacaacagagccccccccccaactatcccAGGACTACAGTACCCACCATTCCTCCCCAACCTAGCAGCAGAACCTTCCCCTCTGCCCGCCATCACCCACCCTCCACTCCCAGGCCAGGCCTGACCATATAGAAGTGGAACTATCTCTTTTGACTCTCAGCTTGTGCTGTTCTCACCCAGGTCAGCAATATCTGGCCTGGGATTTTCAGTCTGAATGTGTAGCTCCTCTTTACGAATCATCATTCAAGCCAAACAACCAGGATCTGAGAGTTTAAACTTCTGAACAGGGCTCCAGTAGATAAAAAAGGGGCTTTTGCAGAGATTCTTCCCTGGAGTAGAGCAGGAAGGGGGTCTCTTAGTACAAATTCATTCCAAAAGGGGATGATTAATGAATTTTAGATTGGAGTGATGGTGAGAAATTACAAAATTCACATTGAGGACTTGCTTCTGCCTTTCTTACCGAGAACTGTGCTCAGGACTTTCACACGGAACCACAAAGATAATGGCAAACTTCCAATTTCCATCCAAAATAGTTGACTTCTTCACAATGAAAGTATTATTGACCATGTGGAGAGGCGACTCTCAAATGTAACCTTTGGGCTTTAAAGAAGCTAACACGAACAGAGGGACCAGGCACATCTctgtgtacggtctgtgtctcAACCTGGACAATGGATCATCCACATACACTGGACTTGTGTAAACACCATACACAACTCTACATAAAACAGCTCACAGACAGGAATATACAGCACAACAAGAATACACAGCAACCTCCAGAGTCAGGGTGGACTAACTCCAGTTCTCCAACCAATGTGGGCAGGTGGGAGGCAGCATTGCACAGGAAGGTGAACTCCAGTCATAGCAATTCACACAATGCAGGCTGTGCATGGAGCTGCCAATAAACCTCTCAGCCACTTGGAGTCAACCTGACCTCCAAACTCTTGTTCCTTTTGATCCACAGGCGTGCCagccctctctgtctctttcttgctGCAGTTGCACTATACAACCCTTCACCTTGTCGTTATGTCAACAAGTTAGAGCCTCACTGGGTCATAGGTCAGGAGACTTTGGCGAGAGTCATGCAGGAAGTCTGTTGGCTGAGGTTGGTGTTGAGGTGCTTGTCACAGCAGCAGCTGATGTTCTGTTCCTGCTGgacctctctgctttcatcaAGGAGCTGGTGGTCTCCTGAGATACTCCCATTCGACTGAAGATCCAGAACCTGTCCATTCTGCTGAATCTCTTTGTCTGCCACATCTGTTGTCACATTAGGACAAGTGTTAACAAGATCTAAGACATACCCGTTCATACTCCCTCCATGAATGGAGCTCCTCGTGTTCTGGGTTTTGAACGCTTGGTCTGTTTTCCTCAGGATGTGCCGTTTAAGGATTTTACGGAATGTTTGGCGGAATTCTCGGATCCTATACGCATAAATTAAAGGGTTAACAACAGAGTTGGCGTGTGACAGGATGATGGCAAAGTACATGATCCAGGCTGGCGGCCGACAATTCTCACAGAAAAGATTGACACAGTTTATAATGTGGAGAGGCAGCCAACAAATAGCAAAGAGACCCACTATGATGGCCAGTGACTTGGCTGCATGGACTTCCTTCTGGAGGGTGGACCTGCTCTTCTCCATGTGAGTGACCTTAAACTCCATTTGTTTGAGCTGGTGGCGAGCGGCCATGAAAATTCTCAAGTAAATCCCAAACATTATAAGCAAGGGCATCAAGACACAGGCAAAGAAGTTATAATACACCATGTAGTCCATGGTAACCACCTCTTCAAACAGACAGGCTACCATACCCTCCCGGCACTCATCAGTCTTGTTCAGCTTCATCTTGAGGTCACAGTTGGATTTATTCCAGCCAAGCATTGGGGTCAAGCCAATCATAAACGACAGGATCCAGCAGATACAGATGATTCCTCGTGCACGTTGGCCAGTAACTAAACTGTTGTACCTGGAACAATAGGAAGGTTTTCTGTCAATTCATTAAGCACTCAAATCACAGCAAACATTTGAACTGTACATTTGAACAGGAACATCCATCAAAGtttttgttcaaaattatgaCATTTCTTAATTGCTGTTAATCAAAACTGCCTTTTCACAATCGTTCACTTCCTCTCAGAAAGgtgcttctcccccccctccttgtttgatGGAGTTAAACAGGACCCCAGCAAGACCTGCCCAACTCACCATTCCTTGGGCTGGATTGTTCCTGACCTCTCGGGGCAGCCTGGGAGGCAGGGGCACCAGAGAATGGCATGGACCCTtcacaagaccagcatttattgccctttcctAATCACCCTACAGGAGGTGGTGCTATatatagtctgtgtgtgtgtgtgtgtgtgtgtgtggaggggggggggtttcatagTGAGGGGCTTGCTGGacaatttcagagggcacttcagAGTCAACcgtattgctgtggatctggagtcacacatagacAGCAGGTGGGCCCTCCGCCATATGAGGAAACCACCAGGTGGCCTCCCTGGAGTTTCGGCAGAGAAGATGAAACCTTCCTAATCAAACATTCTGTGACCGACAAAGagccccacccttcctccccagTGGCCAATGCCCACCCTTGCAGCCTTCACACAGCCTTCACCAATACCCAATCTCGACAGGGTCTGCCTGACTGTCCTCACTAGTCCCAGACTTCACTTACCTGGTCGAGAGATCGTGCAGGCTTCCTCTCTGCCAGATGCAGTCCCAGCACTGGCCAACACACCCGGAGGCACTGCAGAGACCACAGAGTTACCCAATCTCTGATTGGTTCGACAACTCTTGGCAGTAGGTCGTGGGATGGGAGACCCAACGGCAACTAATTAGTCATGTTTCCATGGGGACACATGGTGCAGTTAACCCTGGTGACAGAAGCATGAAAACACCCTTCTGGAAATTTCAGGCTGTGACACTAAACGTGAAGTCAGGATAATACCAATTAACTGCAATggagcagaatgtggcgacagcATGGGTCACATTGCATCCAGCAGACATGCTGCTTTGCCCGGAGATTAACGGGAGAAACCCTAAACGGGGTTCGCACTGAGCACCATGATGCTCCCCGCCCACTGCAGGTTCACGCCCAGGCTGAGGCCGATTGGGGGGTTGCCTAATGCTGGCTGGAAGAGGGGGGTCTTTGCCAAAAAGAAGGGGGCGTGGCCTGAAGTGAGACCCTTTGGGAGGACCCCAATGCCAGCGATCCTTGGGGGTAGGGGGGATATGGGGTTGATGTTGGcgaggattttggggggggggggcagggtggtcaCTCTTCGAGTTCAGGGTGCCTTTTAAAAACGGCGCCCCGATCCCTGTGAGGCCAGGTTTGCTGCCGTCTTCGGGCCCCACACGGCACTTTTTCAGCACGTATCACCCCAGCTCCAAAAAAATGACTTACGTGTGAGAGAAATGCAATGGGAATTGCGCGATTGGTTTCCTGCCCAAAATGAAAATTTCACGATGAAGCGAGACATTTTAGCAGAAGTGATGGGAATGGGCAAAATAAAACTTAATAGTAGAGACCTTAAGAGTGAGCAGGGACAGAAGAACCTGGGGTTGATGTGTATTTTTGAAAGTACATGGCAGGACATACTGAGAGAATGGTCAGCAAAACATCGTGGGTTCCATAGTCagagatattgggcaggattctctggtcctcccactccgtgtttctcagcggggggccattcactggcagcaggattctctggtcctcccgctccgtgtttctcagcggggggccattcactggcagcaggattctctggtcctcccgcTCCGTGTTTCCCAGCGGGgggccattcactggcagcaggattctctggtccgcccgctccgtgtttctcagcggggggCCATTCACTGgcaacaggattctctggtccgcccgctccgtgtttctcagcggggggccattcactggcagcaggattctctggtcctcccgctccgtgtttctcagcggggggccattcactggcagcaggattctctggtcctcccgctccgtgtttctcagcggggggccattcactggcagcaggattctctggtcctcccgctccgtgtttctcagcggggggccattcactggcagcaggattctctggtcctcccgctccgtgtttctcagcggggggccattcactggcagcaggattctctggtcctcccgctccgtgtttctcagcggggggccattcactggcagcaggattctctggtcctcccgcTCCGTGTTTCCCCGGGgggccattcactggcagcaggattctctggtcctcccgctccgtgtttctcagcggggggccattcactggcagcaggattctctggtcctcccgctccgtgtttctcagcggggggccattcactggcagcaggattctctggtccgcccGCTCCGTGTTTCCCAGCGGGgggccattcactggcagcaggattctctggtcctcccgctccgtgtttctcagcgggggcccattcactggcagcaggattctctggtccgcccgctgcgtgtttctcagcggggggccattcactggcagcaggattctctggtcctcccgctgcgtgtttctcagcggggggCCATTCACTGgcaacaggattctctggtcctcccgctgagtgtttctcagcggggggccattcactggcagcaggattctctggtcctcccgctctgtgtttctcagcggggggccattcactggcagcaggattctctggtccgcccgctccgtgtttctcagcggggggccattcactggcagcaggattctctggtcctcccgctccgtgtttctcagcgggggcccattcactggcagcaggattctctggtcctcccgctccgtgtttctcagcggggggccattcactggcagcaggattctctggtcctcccgctccgtgtttctcagcggggggccattcactggcagcaggattctctggtcctcccgctccgtgtttctcagcggggggccattcactggcagcaggattctctggtcctcccgctccgtgtttctcagcggggggccattcactggcagcaggattctctggtctacCCGCTGAGTGTTTCTCAGCGGGgggccattcactggcagcaggattctctggtccgcccgctccgtgtttctcagcggggggccattcactggcagcaggattctctggtctacCCGCTGAGTGTTTCTCAGCGGGgggccattcactggcagcaggattctctggtcctcccgctccgtgtttctcagcggggggccattcactggcagcaggattctctggtctacCCGCTGAGTGTTTCTCAGCGGGGGGCCATTCACtggtagcaggattctctggaCCGCCCGCTGAGTGTTTCTCAGCGGGGGGCCATTCACtggtagcaggattctctgttccctggcagccaatgggatttcccattgtagccatcccacgctgccaggaaacccaggtACGGGTGgcacgttggttaggccacaactagaatATTGTgcctgttctggtcaccacattttatgggtggcatgatagcacagtggttagcactgttgcttcacagcgccagggtcccgggttcgattcccacttgggtgactgtgcggagtctgcacgttctcctgtgtctgagtgggtttcctctgggtgctccagtttcctcccacaactcccgaaagacgtgcttgttaggtgaattggacattctgaattctccctcagtgtacccgaacaggtgccggtgtgactaggggcttttcacagtaacttctttgcagtgttaatataagcctactagtgacactaataaagattattatatatagGAAGAGTGTGAGAGTCTTTGAGAGGGTGTGGAGTAGATTGATCAGAATGGTTATAGGGGGCTGGGAGATTTTAGTTCCAAGGTCGGGTTggtgaagctggggttgttcttgcagcaaaggagagggggggggggggggggggggggggagaggatttgATAGAGGTAGACAAGATTATGGCAAGTGTATACAAGGTAATATATTCCCATTGGCTGCTGATACAAGgcctagagggcacagatttaaggttttggctAACTGATACTGTGGtgtgcggtggggtggggggggggggggggctggtttaagGGGAGAACAGCgaatggtaatgacctggaactcctTGCCCAtgaggggggtggaaggggaaacaatcaatgatttcaaaaggaaattggatggacatttgagggaaataaactcatGCCGTTGGAGATTGATGGGGGCAATGGGACTCGCTGGATTGCTgtccagagagctggcatgggctcaattggctgaatggcctttcttTCTGTGcgtattcaggaccctgaccttcctgttgcttggcattttaacaaaagaccctgctcccatgcccacatgtctgttcttggcctgatgcaatgttccagtgaagcgcaacgcaaactgaaggaacaacatctcatcttccggttaggcacactacagccttccggcctgaacatcgaattcaacaacttcaggtgatcagctctaccccacctcgacccatttgttttcatttcattaaatctgtcttttaccatttctttctttcttaatatatatatgtaattctcccccccccccccaatcttatccacctttccttcacctttctcctctttgcttcccccttcccctccctccacatcttCAGTTCATCCTCTGAGGTTAATTTCCCtgatgtttgacctttcacattgatgtgcggtattgtgtgaagcaaataatggcatgatgggaaaactagtcaagtcttcttggtacaattgaatttaaacctaaggcacagatacaaaatacacagatacagccgaggtcaacatgacctgagaactggatgactctgaaattctagataaggcttgttcgtcatgaacctagaagcagtctcaataaataccaagctgaaaaactgtctcttcctgttcgtaaacaaatttgtccctttcttaaaacaaagatatgaaactccattcccctaaaggtcagcaaggtgacgccattgtaacgattattacttatgttttactttcgattaaattcctgaccaagttgtattcatgttatcttgatcctataatgtataaaaatcgccttattcttctgtaatatcgcagacttgggacggactcagcagtttgtacttgactgctttccgacttcaagtctcagccattactgctatCAGTCatttctaattcgtaaataaagttcagttttgcttacctaatgaatgctgtttgaatttctctatgacagtcaagaagcggggaaaatattgaatacgacagatggaaccatcaattcacaagacacgtgctttaagatatgaacagtggttttaatctacttactacagagccagcctgttacccgttaaactctcaatgaactgcaggctggctctggacacggttatttatacagcagtctaaggggaggagtcatgggcggagccaagagtggagccctgtacaaactcctgagcattcccagagctactccccctagtggtcggataacgctactgcgcttacaatggtattggtaaatacagtgtgaattactaagttacattcaccacacacatcttttgtcctctctggggactgccgtaagcactctttccccttggtttctgtggccattagcacccggtttccctgggtttctgtggctatgacttatctttcattctcacttcacagtataaatatttcccactttctctgtctgttaaatttgacaaagagtcatcggactcgaaac comes from Scyliorhinus canicula chromosome 1, sScyCan1.1, whole genome shotgun sequence and encodes:
- the adora2aa gene encoding adenosine A2a receptor a — its product is MLTTETQSLEIVIYIVFELMIAVLAVLGNILVCWAVYLNSNLQNVTNFFVVSLAVADIAVGVLAIPFAITISTGFCSLFYGCLFIACFVLVLTQSSIFSLLAIAIDRYICIKIPLRYNSLVTGQRARGIICICWILSFMIGLTPMLGWNKSNCDLKMKLNKTDECREGMVACLFEEVVTMDYMVYYNFFACVLMPLLIMFGIYLRIFMAARHQLKQMEFKVTHMEKSRSTLQKEVHAAKSLAIIVGLFAICWLPLHIINCVNLFCENCRPPAWIMYFAIILSHANSVVNPLIYAYRIREFRQTFRKILKRHILRKTDQAFKTQNTRSSIHGGSMNGYVLDLVNTCPNVTTDVADKEIQQNGQVLDLQSNGSISGDHQLLDESREVQQEQNISCCCDKHLNTNLSQQTSCMTLAKVS